The nucleotide window TAACCCCTTCAATAACGGAGTGGGATTAAGCCAACCCTTGATAATCATTTTATTCTGCTTTATTTCTTTAATTTGAAATAAAGCAAAATGTAAATGAGTATTGGTCGATGACCCAGTATTCCCAATCATGCCGATTTTCTGCCCCCGAGCAACCACCTGTCCAACTTCTACATTTTCACTCTTTAAATGAGCATAAAATGAAAAGTTACCATCTAAATGAAGAATAGCTATATATTCTCCCCAGATGTCGTCCTGGCCAATACTGGCAACTATTCCATCGTTAATCGTATAGGCTCCACCGAGACTGGCAAAATCTATACCATGATGAAATGTTTTTTTCCCGGTCAGAGGATGTTTCCTCGATCCCCAACCACTACTTATCCAATATTCTCCACGAACTGGCAGAGAAATTGAATCGCCAATGACCGTTCCGCTTTTCATAAGATCCAAATAGATACCAACTGGATCAAATCCCATCTGCTCACAAATCTGGCAGAAAATCTCATATTGTTCTTGAAAGGTGATTATACTAATTATTTCACCTTTTAGATTTGTAAGATTATGTTCTGGCCCACTCTTTTTTTCTAAGGACAACGTGTCTTCGAACAGAAACAAGCCCTCATC belongs to Patescibacteria group bacterium and includes:
- a CDS encoding M23 family metallopeptidase, which codes for MKMSMLWVSILLMVVYSYNEIAAENVNFQLATLNEISNLDEGLFLFEDTLSLEKKSGPEHNLTNLKGEIISIITFQEQYEIFCQICEQMGFDPVGIYLDLMKSGTVIGDSISLPVRGEYWISSGWGSRKHPLTGKKTFHHGIDFASLGGAYTINDGIVASIGQDDIWGEYIAILHLDGNFSFYAHLKSENVEVGQVVARGQKIGMIGNTGSSTNTHLHFALFQIKEIKQNKMIIKGWLNPTPLLKGLMREDVEIVQANSQIPLGMGGK